Genomic segment of Prochlorothrix hollandica PCC 9006 = CALU 1027:
CAACCCTGGCTCAGCGCCACAGGATATTCAATCAATTAAAGACTACTGAAGACTACAAATGAAGACTACAAATGAAGACTACAAACAAAAACGCGATCGCCCGTTTGTAGTGCCCTCTGATAAATTTTGCATTGGAAACTGCTAATCGCAACCCGCGCCATCAGACCAGCCCCTGCGGAACCGGTCACAGCCCCAGGGGCTAGATTGAGCCAGAAAACCGATCGCCTTTGCGATCGAGTTGCAGAAAAGCTGTTAGTGGGGCAAATTTGCATTATCCTTTGCCATAGTTTTAGCGGGGCAACCCCATACATGAATCCTGACACGAACCTGCCCGTGGCCCTAGGGAACCCAGAGAGCCGCAGCGGAGAACCGGGCCGATCGGTTCCCACCTCCGGCCACACTGCCGCCGTTCCCATCTCCATCTACCGAGAACTCGCCGACGAACTGCAACTGACCAAAACTGAACTCGATCGCATTCGCCAAGAAAACGGCAAACTGGTGGATCAAAACCGGCAACTGCGCCAGGAAGCCGATCAGGTGGTGAGTGCTGCCCAAACCCTACAAAAACTGGCCCAGCGCCTTGCCCTCAGCCCCCCCGGTGGCTCCGTTGCCCCCTACACCACCGCCGCCGCTCCCCTAGATAGCAGCAACAGAACCCAGGGGTTCTATGGGGATCTCTGGCCTGGGGACTCCCCCAGCGATCCCCCCCCAGACTCTCCCGACCTCCCCCGCAGTCCGGCCTTTCCTCCTGGGGATCCCGGCGATCGCCGCGCCCCGGCTCCCCAGCTTCACTACGATCGGCCCCAACCCGATGGGGTTGCCTCTAGCAGCCTCGATCGCGACAGTCTCAACAGCGGGGGCTTGTGGTTAGTGCTGACGGTGATTTTGATTGTGGTCACCGCCTTTGGCACCGGCTTTTTGATTGTCCGCCCCTTTTTGCCCCAGACCAGCAAGTAAGCCCCCCCGTCCTCTAGCCCCCCGTCCTCTAGCCGCCTAGCCTCAATCCACCACGACCCAAACCACCACGACCCAAACCGCCACGACCCAAACCGCCACGACCCACGGGCATCCCCCCTGGAAGCCCCATAACCCACGCCCCCACCACCGTTAGGGGGTCTGGAGTCCTTGACAGAGCAGCCCCACACCATGGGCACAAAAGACGGATGCAGGAAATTTTTGTGGATTTGGAAAAGACCTGTGTTACCCTCTACTCGCAAACCTTGATGCAATCAAGCGAAAAATTCCATGCCATTGGACGATTCCATTGGACGATTCCATCAGGGTTTGTCAGACTGCTCGCCCACCGCTAAACCCATATTCCTCGGATCTGGCACCCCCTGGGGATCAATGCTAGACCCGCTGCTTAAGACCCGATTCCAAGATCTGCTTCACTCCTGCCCAACACCCATCTAACACCCACTGCAGACCAAAATCAGGGTATGGGATCATCTACAGCAGTCCGAGATGGGTTGTGTGGTGTGCGTCCTCCGGGGACACACCACACCAAGGGTTTCAACCCTTGAGATCCTCACAACTGATTTAGGATTGCTGTAGTAAGCAGCCGATTATTGCGGGTTGCTGACATAGCATCGGGGACGGGGGAGGGGGAGATGGGGTCAAGAGAGGGTGCTAAAACCAGGGTAAGGAATCCTGGAAGAAACGGTGCCAAAAACGGTGCATAAAACGGTGCAAGGAACGATGCCATGACAGAGTCCACCCTTAAACAGATTGAAACAGTTTTGGAGCAATTGCCCCCCACCGCCCTGGATCAATCGTCGGGATCGACCAGTGTTGGACCCCGTTCCCGGCGATCGCCCCGATCGGCCCCCAGTGCCTACTCCTTCGATCTGTCCCGGCCCCGTCCCCCCGTCGTCCCTGAACCCCCTATCGCCCCTGAACCCATGGCCACCGCATCTTCCAACCCCTCCTTCCAAATCCTCAACCGGTCTCCGGATTCCCGACCCAGCGGCCCACGGCAGATCCAAATGCCCCAGGTGCCGCCCCGATCTACCCCTAGGCGATCGCCCCAGCCTTTGTCCATCACGGATTCCGCATTGCAGGACTTTCCCACCACAGAGTTTGCAGACCTAGCGACCCTGCCGAACCCCACCGAGGGCGATCGGCCCGCTGTCACCAGTTCCCAGCCCACCCCGTCCCCCGTTACCCCTGGGATCGCTGCTGATGTCGCCCCAGACCCTGCCCCCCGTTCCGTCGGGCAACCCTATACCACCATCACCATCCAGCCCTTTGCAGTGTCCGCCGATCCCCTCAAGGAGCCGAGCCTCCCCAAGGTCAAGCAGGCCAACATCAGCCAACACCGCCACAGCAGCAACCCCTCCTTTGCCATGGGGTTGCTCCAGGACATTGCCCTGGTGGTGCAGCAGTGGCAACTGGAATTGGAAGAGGTCCATGGCCAGATCCAGGCTATTTATATGGAGGGACCGATCGTTGATGGCTGGTTGGAGGCAGACACCACAGCGGAGGGGGATGTGCAACGCTACCGCCTCTGTGGCTTGAATCAAAATGGCCAGGTGTGGTCCCGCCCCTGTGCCCCCGACCAATTACCGGGACTCAGTGTAGCCATTGCCCGCTACCAAACCCTGCGCCAAACCATGGCCCACAAACACCGCCTCGAAGTGCGCCTCAAGCAATTGGGGGAAACCTTGGCAGTCCTGCGCAGTCGGCTCTAGGGCTAGATCTGGGATCAGGACTACCTGTTGGTGGGGTAGAGGCACGAAACCCAACAAGGGACCTGGCAAGACCCAGAGGTTGGGGCGATCGCCCTAATCCCTTGGGTGAATAGGGGATAACCACTGAAGTGGTTATTACGAACCTTCAGTAGAGGAACGAAACCCAACAAGGGACCTTGCAATAGGCAGAGATTGGGGCGATCGCCCACTAGCCCGTTGGGTTTCGCCCGGTCGGTTGGGGCGGTGTGTCTGGGGTCTTGGGCCGCTCAACCCAACCTACGATCGCGAGGTTTTTCATCGTGTAGGTTGGGTAGAGGAACGAAACCCAACAAGGGACCTTGCAATAGGCAGAGGTTGGGGCGATCGCCCTAATGGGCCGTTGGGTTTCGCCCGGTAGGTTGGGGCGGTGTGTCTGGGGTCTTGGGCCGCTCAACCCAACCTACGATCGCACTCTACTGAACAACAGGTCACAGCAACAGGTCATAATAGCGGGTAAAACAAGGCAATGGTCAATATTCCGACTAAGATTCCGGTTTCAGTGCTGATTCCAGCCAAGAACGAAGAAAAAAACCTACCGGCCTGTTTAAACAGTGTGGCCTGTGCCGATGAAATCTTTATGGTGGATTCCCACAGCGACGATCGCTCCGTGGCCATTGCCCAAGACTACGGTGCCCAGGTGGTGCAATTTGCGTTTAATGGCCATTGGCCCAAAAAGAAGAATTGGGCGCTGGAAAACCTACCCTTTCGCAATCCTTGGGTCTTAATCGTCGATTGCGATGAACGCATCACCCCGGAACTGTGGCAGGACATCGATCGGGCCATCCAAAGCCCAGACTACAGCGGCTACTATCTCAATCGGCGGGTCTTTTTCCTAGGCCGCTGGATTCGCCATGGGGGTCGCTACCCCGACTGGAACCTGCGCCTGTTTCGCCATGCCCAGGGTCGCTATGAAAATCTGGACACCTCCGACACCCCCAACACGGGGGACAATGAAGTTCATGAACATGTGATTTTAGACGGAAAGGTGGGCTATCTCAAGCATGATATGCTCCACGAGGATTTCCGGGATATTTTCCAGTGGTTAGCCCGCCATAATCGCTATTCCAACTGGGAAGCACGGGTTTATTACAATGTGCTGCGGGGTCAGGGCAATCGGGGCACGATCGGGGCCAAACTGCTGGGGGATGCGGTACAACGCAAACGTTTCCTCAAGCGCATTTGGGTTCGCTTACCCTTCAAACCCCTACTGCGGTTTGTGGTGATTTATATTCTGCAACTGGGCTTTTTAGATGGCCGCGCCGGGTTTATTTATGCCTGTTTGATGAGCCAATATGAATATAATATCGGGGTCAAGCTCTATGAATTACGCCGCTTCGGGGGAACCCTCAACACCAAGGCTACGGTAGCAGCTAATCTCAAACAGCGGGACACCCAAGAGTTGTTTTAAGCCCCAGGATCCCAGAAATTCCCCCATCGATCCAACAAATCAAGCTAAAACATCAATCACAGCCCAATCTATAACCTCGGGTAGGGTTCTCGCCCCCGTGCCGACCCTCTTGGGGACCCCCAACCGGGGCAACCACGGGGGGATTGCCCCTACCAAAATCGGTGAACCCCCCCAAGTGAAATGGATCCTCTCAAATCGTCTAAGGTCTGTTGTCTAGAGCCTGAAACCCTCATTCTCCTGTGGCCCCCTGAATAATTACCACCCTAAATCCCTCTCCCAGAGCGGGAGAGGGACTTGGAAGAATTCTTGCTCCCCGTCTGTTATTGAGTGTTCTAAGCCCGTATGTTACGCCTCAGTGAACTGAAACTGCCCCTAGATCACCCGGACACAGCCCTGCCCCAAGCCATCAGTCAACGACTGCAGATTGCAGCCCAGGACTTAACGCGCTACACCATTTTCAAGCGCAGTTATGATGCCCGCAAAAAGGGCAATATTATGCTGGTCTATGGGGTTGATGTGGTCACGCCCCAGGAAAAAGCCCTGCTAAAGCGGTTTAAAAAAGACCCCCACATTACCCCCACCCCCAACACGGAATACCACACCGTAGCCACAGCAGCGCCGGGGGAACAGCGGCGACCGGTGATCATTGGGACGGGACCCTGTGGGATGTTTGCGGGGCTGTTGTTGGCCCAAATGGGGTTTCGACCCATTCTCTTGGAGCGGGGCAAAGCCGTGCGCGATCGCAGCGTGGATACCTTTGGCTTTTGGCTCAAGAAACGCCTCAACCCCGAATCCAATGCCCAGTTTGGGGAAGGGGGAGCGGGCACCTTTTCCGATGGCAAACTCTATAGCCAAGTCAGCGATCCCAAACACTACGGACGTAAAGTGCTAACGGAGCTAGTCAATGCGGGGGCTTCCCCGGAAATTCTCTACATTAACAAGCCCCACATCGGCACCTATCGCCTGGTGAAGATTGTCCAAAATCTGCGGGCCACGATCGAAGCCCTAGGGGGCGAAATTCGCTTTCAAAGTCGGGTGACTGATGTGGATATCCACCAGGGCCAGGTGCGGGGTGTGACCTTGGATCAGGGGGATTATATTGCCAGCGATCGCGTCATCCTGGCCATTGGTCACAGTGCCCGCGACACTTTTGAAATGTTGGCCGATCGGGGGGTTTACATTGAAGCCAAACCCTTTTCCATTGGCTTTCGCATTGAGCATCCCCAATCCCTCATTGATGTCTGTCGCTTTGGGGATCAGGCCGGTCATCCCCGGCTGGGGGCAGCGGATTATAAGTTAGTCCACCACTGCCAAAACGGTCGATCGGTCTACAGTTTCTGCATGTGTCCGGGGGGCAAAGTGGTGGCCGCCGCCTCCGAGCCGGGGCGCTTGGTGACCAATGGCATGAGCGAATATGCCCGCAATGAGTCCAACGCCAACAGCGCGATCGTGGTGGGCATTACCCCCGACGACTACCCCGGTGGACCCTTGGCGGGGATTGCCTTGCAGCGCCGCCTCGAAGCCGCCGCCTTTGCCCTGGGGGGAGGCACCTATGATGCGCCGGGGCAGTTGGTGGGGGATTTCCTGGCCGATCGCCCCTCCACCGCCCTGGGCACGGTGTCCCCCTCCTATAAACCAGGGGTGACCTTGGGCAGTTTGCGCTCCAGTTTGCCCGACTACGCCATCGAAGCCATTGCCGAAGCCATCCCCGCCTTCGATCGCAAAATCCACGGCTTTGCCCAATCCGATGCCCTCTTAACGGGCGTTGAAACCCGCACCTCTTCACCCATTCGCATTAAGCGGGATGAAACCTACCAAAGCCTCAACACCATGGGTCTCTATCCGGCGGGGGAAGGGGCGGGCTATGCCGGGGGCATTCTCTCCGCTGGCATTGATGGGATCCGGGTGGCGGAAGCGGTGGCCCTCAGTTTGGTGCCTTAGCGCCTAGACCCTCACCCTAAATCCCTCTCCCAAATTGGGAGAGGGACTTTGAATCCGGCTCCCCTTCTCCCTTTTTGGGAGACGGGGCTGGGGGATGAGGGTTATCCCTCGGTTGCACATCGCCCCAGTTTGGTGCCTTAGCGCCCCATCCTTAGCGTCCCACCCTTAGCGTCCCAAGAGATCCCCCAGGATCTGGGCTGTGGCTGCGCCGGTTTTTTGCCAGCTAAAGCGCTGCACCTGGGCTAAGCCCGCCGCCGTTAACTGGGGGGCCAATCCCTGATCGTCGGCGATCGCCCCCATAGCGGCGGCAATATCCCCCACCCCATAGGGATCCACCAATAGGGCCGCGTCCCCCGCCACTTCTGGCAGGGCGGAACCATTGGAGGTAATCACCGGGGTGCCACAGGCCATGGCTTCCAGCACCGGCAACCCAAACCCTTCCCAGAGGCTGGGGAAGACCAGGGCCAGGGCTTGGCCATAGAGGCGGGGCAGGTCGCCATGGGGCACATAATCCAAAAACCGCAGGCGATCGCCCAGACCTAGG
This window contains:
- a CDS encoding NAD(P)/FAD-dependent oxidoreductase codes for the protein MLRLSELKLPLDHPDTALPQAISQRLQIAAQDLTRYTIFKRSYDARKKGNIMLVYGVDVVTPQEKALLKRFKKDPHITPTPNTEYHTVATAAPGEQRRPVIIGTGPCGMFAGLLLAQMGFRPILLERGKAVRDRSVDTFGFWLKKRLNPESNAQFGEGGAGTFSDGKLYSQVSDPKHYGRKVLTELVNAGASPEILYINKPHIGTYRLVKIVQNLRATIEALGGEIRFQSRVTDVDIHQGQVRGVTLDQGDYIASDRVILAIGHSARDTFEMLADRGVYIEAKPFSIGFRIEHPQSLIDVCRFGDQAGHPRLGAADYKLVHHCQNGRSVYSFCMCPGGKVVAAASEPGRLVTNGMSEYARNESNANSAIVVGITPDDYPGGPLAGIALQRRLEAAAFALGGGTYDAPGQLVGDFLADRPSTALGTVSPSYKPGVTLGSLRSSLPDYAIEAIAEAIPAFDRKIHGFAQSDALLTGVETRTSSPIRIKRDETYQSLNTMGLYPAGEGAGYAGGILSAGIDGIRVAEAVALSLVP
- a CDS encoding glycosyltransferase family 2 protein yields the protein MVNIPTKIPVSVLIPAKNEEKNLPACLNSVACADEIFMVDSHSDDRSVAIAQDYGAQVVQFAFNGHWPKKKNWALENLPFRNPWVLIVDCDERITPELWQDIDRAIQSPDYSGYYLNRRVFFLGRWIRHGGRYPDWNLRLFRHAQGRYENLDTSDTPNTGDNEVHEHVILDGKVGYLKHDMLHEDFRDIFQWLARHNRYSNWEARVYYNVLRGQGNRGTIGAKLLGDAVQRKRFLKRIWVRLPFKPLLRFVVIYILQLGFLDGRAGFIYACLMSQYEYNIGVKLYELRRFGGTLNTKATVAANLKQRDTQELF